Proteins encoded in a region of the Candidatus Moanabacter tarae genome:
- the trmH gene encoding tRNA (guanosine(18)-2'-O)-methyltransferase has product MPEHSEPYLDKDLVDYLSEFISKDLRLQMERILNLRTLSLTVVLEDVFQPHNTSAAIRSCESFGIQDIHIIENKNLYRPNKDIVMGADKWIELHRYGGNSGDQTKACLDRIKSQGYTIVATTPKEDALPLDKLPINKNLAFCFGSEKNGLSSSALASAELLTRIPTVGFTQSLNLSVSVAICLYHITGRIRKERMDWKLTSLQRRKILLSWLKKAVRNSHLIERRFLNLTPPITKQHPTDS; this is encoded by the coding sequence ATGCCAGAACATTCGGAACCTTATTTGGATAAGGATCTCGTCGACTACCTTTCCGAATTCATTAGTAAAGATCTTCGGCTCCAAATGGAGAGAATACTTAATCTCCGAACCCTCTCCCTTACAGTTGTTCTCGAGGACGTTTTTCAACCCCATAACACCAGCGCTGCCATTCGTTCCTGTGAAAGTTTCGGCATCCAGGATATACACATTATCGAGAACAAAAACCTCTATCGTCCAAATAAAGACATCGTAATGGGCGCCGACAAATGGATTGAGCTCCACCGCTACGGTGGAAATTCCGGAGATCAAACTAAAGCCTGCCTCGACCGTATTAAAAGTCAGGGCTACACAATCGTCGCTACTACTCCTAAGGAAGACGCGCTTCCCCTAGACAAACTACCCATAAATAAAAATCTCGCGTTCTGTTTTGGAAGTGAAAAAAATGGTCTTAGCTCCTCTGCTCTCGCTTCGGCAGAACTCCTTACGCGAATTCCGACGGTTGGCTTCACCCAGAGTCTCAACCTTTCTGTCAGCGTAGCTATCTGTCTTTACCATATCACCGGGAGAATCCGGAAAGAACGAATGGACTGGAAACTCACCTCATTACAGAGAAGAAAGATCCTTTTGTCCTGGCTAAAAAAGGCCGTTCGTAATTCCCACCTCATTGAAAGAAGATTTCTAAATCTCACTCCACCGATCACTAAACAACATCCGACCGATTCTTAG
- the nadD_1 gene encoding Nicotinate-nucleotide adenylyltransferase: MNSTPNKGLAILGGTFDPIHLGHLFLAQDAIENLRLERVIFVPAARNPLKLNRPEATDAQRLEMLRLALSSDCRFLLDDLEIKAGGSSYSIDTVEMLHTRYPEVKLYWLIGSDELQQLPKWRRIDELLKLVDFISFPRPGYSRKIPSLTDLRIHEIQGHIFDVSASEIRGRVKQGLEVSLFLPPKVCHYIEFHGLYR; the protein is encoded by the coding sequence ATGAATTCTACCCCAAATAAAGGATTAGCGATCTTGGGAGGGACTTTTGACCCAATCCATTTAGGACATCTTTTTCTCGCACAGGACGCGATTGAGAACCTTAGGCTTGAGAGGGTTATATTTGTTCCTGCAGCTCGAAATCCCTTAAAACTAAACAGACCTGAGGCAACCGATGCACAGCGATTGGAGATGTTGCGGTTGGCGCTTTCTAGTGATTGCCGTTTTCTGCTTGATGACTTAGAAATTAAAGCAGGTGGCAGTAGTTACTCAATTGACACAGTAGAGATGCTTCATACTCGATATCCGGAGGTTAAGCTGTACTGGTTAATTGGATCCGATGAATTGCAGCAATTGCCTAAATGGCGCCGAATCGATGAACTTTTAAAGCTCGTTGACTTTATAAGCTTCCCTCGTCCTGGATATTCCCGAAAAATACCTTCCTTAACCGATTTGAGAATACATGAAATTCAGGGGCATATTTTTGATGTGAGTGCCTCCGAGATTAGAGGACGCGTAAAACAAGGTCTCGAGGTTAGCTTGTTCTTGCCTCCGAAAGTCTGTCACTATATTGAATTCCATGGATTATATCGTTAG
- the rsfS gene encoding Ribosomal silencing factor RsfS, with protein sequence MAYSDQQELALQQIKKCCDSLEDRKAEAILVLDLKGISSVADYFVIATGNSVPQLRAMRDGVVSGLKDIGVIVSCVESEPQSGWIVIDVFDIILHLFLPEQRDYYSLEALWRDAKIVTQEVRTEV encoded by the coding sequence ATGGCGTATTCCGATCAACAGGAGTTGGCTCTGCAGCAAATAAAAAAATGTTGCGATTCATTGGAGGATAGAAAGGCGGAGGCAATTTTAGTGCTCGACCTCAAAGGTATTTCGTCGGTTGCCGATTACTTTGTCATAGCTACTGGCAATTCGGTACCTCAACTTCGAGCTATGCGAGACGGTGTAGTTTCTGGTTTAAAAGATATAGGAGTGATAGTGTCCTGTGTTGAATCCGAACCTCAAAGCGGGTGGATAGTGATTGATGTTTTCGATATTATTTTACATTTGTTCCTCCCCGAACAAAGAGATTATTACAGTCTAGAAGCCTTATGGCGAGATGCTAAAATTGTAACACAAGAAGTGAGAACCGAAGTGTGA
- the pgl_5 gene encoding 6-phosphogluconolactonase, whose protein sequence is MSKGKNCQAVVFVALTGDEEIKLYDVNPNSGALQLRTISNAHGPVGALYLHPSCDFMLAAHVESTTLASFRFDRNFGTLKLINKIDVGISVPAHLITDRSGRFLITAYYGGGGVTVHRLNSDGSIGILLQHLDTNEKAHCVFMTEDDRFVFVPHVCPPNKTFQFRFDSETGHLSPNKPAALLPPNNKTGPRHLCFRPKGDIAYIVNEQGNTITAHRFDPERGTLEILQNISTLPSNYTKGGNTAHVEIHPNGKWAYASNRGHDSIVGFKIDPEGLLDILGYYSVPSDPRSFNIDPTGRFLYCAGESADTMTAYQVDQKTGILHPMADYDVGHKPFWVMATSLV, encoded by the coding sequence ATGTCCAAAGGAAAAAATTGCCAGGCAGTCGTCTTCGTTGCCCTCACAGGTGACGAAGAGATTAAGCTCTACGACGTAAATCCGAATTCTGGAGCTTTGCAATTGCGTACGATCAGTAATGCCCATGGACCGGTAGGGGCCCTCTATCTACACCCTTCTTGCGATTTCATGCTAGCGGCTCACGTTGAGTCAACGACGTTAGCAAGTTTTCGTTTTGATAGAAATTTTGGTACTCTCAAATTAATCAATAAGATAGATGTTGGCATAAGTGTTCCAGCTCACCTCATAACAGATCGATCCGGTCGTTTCCTTATCACCGCTTACTATGGAGGCGGTGGTGTTACCGTGCATCGACTGAACTCTGACGGCTCAATCGGGATACTCTTGCAACACCTCGATACTAATGAGAAAGCACATTGTGTCTTCATGACCGAAGACGATCGATTTGTCTTTGTTCCACATGTCTGCCCGCCTAATAAGACATTCCAATTCCGTTTTGACAGCGAGACAGGGCACCTTAGTCCAAACAAGCCGGCCGCGCTTTTACCTCCCAATAATAAAACAGGTCCCCGTCATCTCTGTTTCCGCCCCAAAGGAGATATCGCCTATATCGTTAACGAGCAGGGGAATACCATTACCGCCCATCGTTTCGATCCAGAACGTGGGACCCTCGAAATTCTCCAAAACATATCGACTCTACCATCTAATTACACCAAAGGAGGAAACACCGCACACGTGGAAATACATCCGAATGGGAAATGGGCTTACGCCTCGAATCGAGGACACGATAGTATTGTCGGGTTCAAAATTGATCCAGAAGGACTACTCGACATTTTAGGGTACTATTCAGTCCCTTCCGATCCGCGGTCATTCAATATCGATCCAACCGGAAGGTTTCTTTATTGCGCTGGAGAGTCAGCTGATACTATGACTGCATACCAGGTGGATCAAAAAACTGGTATATTGCATCCAATGGCGGATTATGATGTTGGACACAAGCCGTTCTGGGTGATGGCAACATCGTTGGTTTGA